CACGATGGCGATTACCTTGGCGCCGGTGCTGAGGTTCTGGACGATGGAGCCCCACTTCACCGAGCGGATGTTGGCCAGCCCCAGCAGCAGGATGGCGCCGGCGGCCACCCAACGCACCCATCCCGGCCCGTAGCCGAACATCCGCCCGGCGTACTCGGCGAAGATCATGGCGATGGCGCCCAGCGCCGAGGGGCGGATCACCAGCAGCTCCGTCCAGCCGAAGAGGAAGGCGGGAAGCGGCCCGTACGCCTCGCGCAGGAAGACGTACACGCCACCCGAGCGCGGGAACATGGCCGCCAGCTCGGCGATGGTCAGCGCCCCCATCAGCGCCACCAGCGCGCCGACGATCCAGATCAGCGAAAAGGCGCCCAGCGTGCCTACCCGCTCGGCCACGGGGGCGGGCACGCGAAAGATGCCGCTGCCGATGGTGGAGCCCACCAGCACCGCCGCCGCGCTCCAGATGCCCAGCCTGCGCGGAAGCTCGTCGACGAAAGTGCCGATGTCGTGGTCTGCGGGCGCGGCGTGCGGCGCCGCCTGCGGTACGCTCATGTGCGGGGTGGCGGATGTTGTGTGGCGGAAGATCGGAACCCGGAGTCCACGCAAGATAGTCCGTGCGGGCGGCGCGACAACAGGGACGCGCCGGGCGCAGGGGAACCCGCACTGGCGCCGTCCCGTATCAATCGCCAGTATCGCCATTGCCCGCGGCGCCTTCCGTACCGCGACGCGCGTCCCGACATCCAACGCCTACCATGTCACACTCTCTCGTCATCCGCCGCGCGCTGCTGGCCGTGCTGGCGCTTTCGGCGGCCGTCCCCCAGGCGGCGCCCGCGCAGGGGCAGGACCCGTCGCGGCTGTCCGTGGAGCGCATCTTCGCCTCCCCCGAGTTCCGCCTGCAGACGCTTCCGGCGGTGCAGTGGATGAACGACGGCCAGCGCTACACCTTCGTGGGCACCGACGGCGACCTGATGGTGGAGGACGCCGCCACGGGTGCCCGGTCCGTGATCGTGGACGCGGGGCTGCTGGGGCCCGCCGGGGCCGGTGAGCCGATCGAGATCGAGGACTACCAGTGGTCAGACGATGAGCGCAAGCTGCTGGTGTACACCAATAGCCAGCCCGTCTGGCGCGCCAACACCAAGGGCACCTTCTACGTGTGGGACGTCGCCGCGCGGCGGCTGACGCCCGTCTCCACCGCGCCCGGCTGGCAGCAGTTCGCCAAGTTCTCGCCTGACGGCGGCAAGGTGGGCTTCGTTCGCGACAACGACCTCTTCGTCACCGACCTGGCCACCGGGCGGGAGACGCGGCTGACCCGCGACGGCGGCGAGCAGATCATCAACGGCACCTTCGACTGGGTGTACGAGGAAGAGCTGGGGCTGCAGGACGGCTGGCGGTGGAGCCCCGACGGGCGGCACATCGCCTACTGGCGCATCGACCAGTCGCCCGTGCGCACCTTCTACATGATGCAGGAGACGGACAGCCTGTATGCGCAGCCGGTGGCGCTTCGCTATCCCAAGGCCGGCACGCCGAATCCCATCGCCCGCATCGGCGTGGTGAGCGCGGAGGGCGGCGAGACGCGGTGGATGGATACGGGGAGCGACCCGTCCGTCCTCCTGGCCCGGATGGAGTGGGCCGCGTCGCCGTCCGAGATCGTCATCCAGCGCACCAACCGCATCCAGAACCGCCTGGACGTGATGGTGGCCGACGCCGCGACCGGCCGCAGCCGCGTGCTCTTCACCGAAACCGACAGCGCGTGGGTGGACGTGGGCGACGACTTCCGCTGGCTGAACGGCGGGCGCCAGTTCCTGTGGACGAGCGAGCGCGACGGGTCCAACCACCTGTACGTCTACAACCGCGACGGCTCGGTGGCGCGCCAGTTGACGCGCGGGGACTGGGAGGTCACCAGCGTGCTGGGGATCGACGAGAAGAACGGCTGGGTGTACTTCGGCGCGACGGAGCAAGGGCCCGCCGAGCGCCACGTGTACCGCGTGCGGCTGAACGGGCGCGGCGGCGTGCAGCAGGTGAGCCGCGACCGGGGCACGCACGTGGCGGCGCTGAGCCCGGCGGGCACGTACTGGCTGGACTTCCACTCCCGGGCCGGCGTGCCGCCCGTCATCTCGCTGCGGCGGCCGGACGGCGCGCACGTCCGCACCCTGGCCGACAATGCATCGGTTCGTCGGACGCTGGAGGCGCTGGCCATCCGCAAGCCCGAGTTCATCCAGGTGCCCGGGGCGGACGGGACGATGCTGAACGCCACCATCATCCGCCCGGCGGACTTCGATCCGGCGAAGAAGTACCCCGTGCTGATGTACGTGTACGGCGGGCCGGGCTCGCAGACGGCGACGGACGCGTGGGGCGGAAACCGCTACCTCTGGCACCAGGTGATGGCCCAGAACGGATACCTGGTGGTCAGCGTCGACAACCGCGGCACGGGCGGGCGCGGGCGCGACTTCAAGAAAGTCACGTACCTGCGGCTGGGCCAGCACGAGGCGGCCGACCAGGTCGCGGCGGCCCAGTGGCTGGCGCGGCAGCCGTACGTCGACGCGCAGCGCATCGGCATCTGGGGGTGGAGCTACGGCGGCTTCATGACGGCGTTCAGCATGATGCAGCCGGGCTCGCCCTTCAAGGCGGGCGTGTCGGTGGCCCCCGTGGCCGACTGGGGGCTGTACGACACCATCTACACCGAGCGCTTCATGCGCACCCCGCAGGAGAACCCCGAGGGCTACCGCCGCAGCCCGGTGGGTGAGGCGGCCAACCTGCGCGGCAGGCTGCTGCTGGTGCACGGCACGGGCGACGACAACGTGCACTTTCAGAACAGCGTGAGGCTGGCCAACGCGCTGCAGGCCGCGGGCAAGCAGTTCACCTTCATGGCCTACCCCAACCGCAACCACTCCATCTCCGGCAGGGCGACCAGCGCGCACCTGTTCACCATGATGACCGACTGGGTGCTGGCCAACCTCTGATCCGCCTGGGTTTCACGCGGAGGCGCGGAGGAACGGATGAGCCGCGGAGGGGCTGGAAGCCCTTCCGCGGTTCTTCATTCACTTCACCAGCTTGAAGAAGACGCCGAACGCCTTCTTCGCCGTCGGGGTCAGCTTGCCGCGGCGCCAGGCGTCCGCCGCCTTGCGGATGACCTCGGCGGTGGTGGGATACGGATAGATCACGTCCCCCAGCTTCCCCAGCCCGATCCCCGCCGTCATCGCCTGCGTCACCTGCGTGATGAGATCGCCCGCGTGCTCGCCCACGAGCGTGGCGCCAAGGATGGTGTCGGAACCCGCCTTCAGGTGGACGCGAAAGAATCCCTCCTTGGTGCCTTCCAATCGCGCGCGGTCCACCTCCTCCATCTGGATGGTGATCGTCTGCACCTGCTCGCCGCGTTGCCGAGCCTCGTCCGGCGAAATGCCCACGTGGGCCACCTCGGGTGAGGTGTACGTGCACCAGGGCATCACCAGGTCCGCGACCTTGCCGCGCCCGAAGAAGAGGGCGTTGCGCACCACCATCCGCGCCTGCGCGTCGGCCGCGTGGGTGAACTTGAACTTGGACGCCACGTCGCCGATGGCGTAGATGCGCGGGTTGGAGGTGCGCATCCGCTCGTCGACCGTTACGCCGTGCTTGCCCACTCCCACGCCAGCCAGCTCCAGCCCCAGTCCCTCCACGTTCGGCGCGCGCCCGGCAGCCACCAACAGGTGCGAAGCCGACACGGTTCGCGCCGCGCCCTCGTGCGAGATGCGCAGGGTCTTCCCCGCCCCGTCC
This Longimicrobium sp. DNA region includes the following protein-coding sequences:
- a CDS encoding S9 family peptidase translates to MSHSLVIRRALLAVLALSAAVPQAAPAQGQDPSRLSVERIFASPEFRLQTLPAVQWMNDGQRYTFVGTDGDLMVEDAATGARSVIVDAGLLGPAGAGEPIEIEDYQWSDDERKLLVYTNSQPVWRANTKGTFYVWDVAARRLTPVSTAPGWQQFAKFSPDGGKVGFVRDNDLFVTDLATGRETRLTRDGGEQIINGTFDWVYEEELGLQDGWRWSPDGRHIAYWRIDQSPVRTFYMMQETDSLYAQPVALRYPKAGTPNPIARIGVVSAEGGETRWMDTGSDPSVLLARMEWAASPSEIVIQRTNRIQNRLDVMVADAATGRSRVLFTETDSAWVDVGDDFRWLNGGRQFLWTSERDGSNHLYVYNRDGSVARQLTRGDWEVTSVLGIDEKNGWVYFGATEQGPAERHVYRVRLNGRGGVQQVSRDRGTHVAALSPAGTYWLDFHSRAGVPPVISLRRPDGAHVRTLADNASVRRTLEALAIRKPEFIQVPGADGTMLNATIIRPADFDPAKKYPVLMYVYGGPGSQTATDAWGGNRYLWHQVMAQNGYLVVSVDNRGTGGRGRDFKKVTYLRLGQHEAADQVAAAQWLARQPYVDAQRIGIWGWSYGGFMTAFSMMQPGSPFKAGVSVAPVADWGLYDTIYTERFMRTPQENPEGYRRSPVGEAANLRGRLLLVHGTGDDNVHFQNSVRLANALQAAGKQFTFMAYPNRNHSISGRATSAHLFTMMTDWVLANL